A DNA window from Allokutzneria albata contains the following coding sequences:
- a CDS encoding LuxE/PaaK family acyltransferase translates to MSSYLGPVTVPDPSALAEVQRLCDLAKPYDVGPDADAVFIAAMNESNRWHAERSPFFASLWGSAEPLESIEDIQRQPFVHANFFKMHEVVSIPREDVKLHVTSSGTTGQKSQMFFDDWTLRSGQRMVARIFEHHGWIDPSRPVDYLIYTYQPKPGVNLGASFTDHYLCDFAPVRRVEYGLPSTGNGHEFDAFGAVRALLRSAEDGVPVRIFGFPAFLSFTLDRMRSLGLPPAELSDDSLVLFGGGWKGNADKQISKRELYAKITDQLGIPDERIRDGFGSVEHSVPYIECARHNMHVPVWSRVLIRDVRTLEPLSYGEPGYLQFVSPFITSAPAQSVLMGDLATLHAPAECGCGLDTPWFEIRGRAGLSRNKSCAIAAAELLKDRS, encoded by the coding sequence GTGAGCAGCTACCTCGGTCCGGTCACGGTGCCGGACCCCTCGGCCCTCGCCGAGGTCCAACGCCTGTGCGATCTCGCGAAGCCCTACGACGTCGGCCCGGACGCCGACGCGGTGTTCATCGCCGCGATGAACGAGTCGAACCGGTGGCACGCCGAGCGTTCGCCGTTCTTCGCGAGCCTCTGGGGCAGCGCCGAGCCACTTGAGTCCATTGAGGACATCCAGCGGCAGCCCTTCGTGCACGCGAACTTCTTCAAGATGCACGAGGTCGTCTCGATCCCGCGCGAGGACGTCAAGCTGCACGTGACCTCCTCGGGAACCACCGGGCAGAAGTCGCAGATGTTCTTCGACGACTGGACGTTGCGCTCCGGGCAGCGCATGGTGGCGCGGATCTTCGAGCACCACGGCTGGATCGACCCGAGCCGCCCGGTGGACTACCTGATCTACACCTACCAGCCGAAGCCCGGGGTGAACCTCGGCGCGTCGTTCACCGACCACTACCTGTGCGACTTCGCGCCGGTGCGGCGCGTGGAGTACGGCCTGCCCAGCACCGGCAACGGCCACGAGTTCGACGCTTTCGGCGCGGTGCGGGCACTCCTGCGCTCGGCGGAGGACGGCGTGCCCGTGCGGATCTTCGGCTTCCCGGCGTTCCTGTCCTTCACCCTGGACCGGATGCGGTCGCTCGGCCTGCCGCCGGCGGAGCTCTCCGACGACTCGCTCGTGCTCTTCGGCGGCGGGTGGAAGGGCAACGCGGACAAGCAGATCAGCAAGCGCGAGCTGTACGCGAAGATCACCGACCAGCTCGGCATCCCGGACGAGCGCATCCGCGACGGCTTCGGCTCGGTCGAGCACTCCGTGCCCTACATCGAGTGCGCGCGGCACAACATGCACGTGCCGGTGTGGTCGCGGGTGCTGATCCGCGACGTGCGCACGCTGGAGCCGCTGTCCTACGGCGAGCCCGGCTACCTGCAGTTCGTCTCGCCGTTCATCACCTCGGCGCCGGCGCAGAGCGTGCTCATGGGTGACCTCGCGACGCTGCACGCCCCGGCGGAGTGCGGCTGCGGCCTGGACACGCCGTGGTTCGAGATCCGCGGCCGCGCCGGGCTGAGCCGCAACAAGAGCTGCGCCATCGCCGCCGCCGAACTCCTGAAGGACAGGTCATGA